A genomic window from Aphelocoma coerulescens isolate FSJ_1873_10779 chromosome 30, UR_Acoe_1.0, whole genome shotgun sequence includes:
- the LOC138100235 gene encoding zinc finger protein 850-like isoform X2, whose amino-acid sequence MEEEEAARKREMPQADKELSTEPREDKCPRQNLVGEAVLSSSTAQDCNGEEKPRRSRTRRGCKHSPRSSEEAGPSVGREGGRRSGQSSELGVHEQLQDGEKPYKCSKCGKCFSQRSYLICHWRIHTGERPYECGECGKSFSQSSHLIHHRRIHTGERPYECGECGKSFSQSSHLIHHHRIHTGERPYKCGQCGKSFSRSGLLKLHQRIHTGERPYKCVECGKSFSQSGQLKIHQRIHTGERPYECGECGKSFSRSSKLEVHQRTHTGERPYDCGECGKSFSHTGYLIQHQMIHTGERPYECGQCGKRFQTSSTLLVHQQIHTDERPFRCPDCRKGFRYNSALVKHRRIHTGERPYECPECGKSFSQSSNLTQHQRRIHTGDRPYECVECGKNFREGSDLIIHQRIHTGECPYECGECGKSFRRSSDLTVHQRIHTGEKPYECGECGKRFSSCSNLSRHQRIHTGERPYECGECGKRYQTKSDLLVHQRTHTGERPYECPECGKRFPSRSTLVVHQRSHTEERPYECPECGKGFKQNSTLVAHQYIHTGKRPHECPECGKCFRERSCLIQHQRIHTRERPYECEKCRKRFHTSSHLRFHQQTHTGERPYECPECGKRFQYTSSLLVHQRTHREERPFRCPDCGKGFKRNSTLVKHRRIHTGEKPYECEECGKSFIQGSNLIVHQRVHTGEKPYKCGECGKSFSQSCSLISHQRIHSGERPYECPECGKRFARNSNLLDHQRTHTGERPYECSECGKRFQTSSHLLLHQRIHTEERPFRCPDCKKGFKHRSTLVTHRRIHTRERPHVCPKCGRRFQTSSNLLRHQSIHTDERPFHCPDCGKGFKQNSYLITHRRIHTGERPHECGECGKSFWERSDLIQHQRIHTGERPYECPDCGKSFSRSSHLTRHQRRHH is encoded by the exons atggaggaggaggaggccgcgaggaagagggagatgccccaggcag acaaggagctgagcacggagcccagggaggacaaatgcccgcggcagaacctggtgggAGAGGCCGTTTTGAGCAGCTCCACGGCGCAGGATTgcaatggggaggaaaagccccggagatcccgcacaaggaggggctgcaaacacagccccaggagctctgaggaggCAGGACCCTCGGTGGGCCGGGAAGGTGGCCGGAGATCCGGCCAGAGCTCGGAGCTGGGGGTCCATGAACAGCTTCAAGATGGGGAGAAGCCCTACAAGTGCTCAAAATGTGGAAAGTGCTTCAGCCAGAGATCCTACCTGATCTGCCACTGGAGAATCCACACAGGGGAACgaccctatgagtgtggggagtgtgggaagagcttcagccagagcagccATCTGATCCACCACCGTCGGATTCACACCGGGGAacggccctacgagtgtggggagtgtgggaagagcttcagccagagcagccATCTGATCCACCACCATCGAATTCACACCGGGGAACGGCCCTACAAGTGTGGgcaatgtgggaagagcttcagccggaGTGGCCTGCTGAAActccaccagaggatccacactggggaacggccctacaagtgtgtagagtgcgggaagagcttcagccagagcggCCAGCTAAAAatccaccagaggatccacactggggaacggccctatgagtgtggagAGTGTGGGAAAAGCTTCAGCCGGAGCAGCAAGCTGGAAGTCCACCAGAGGACCCACACCGGGGAACGGCCATATGACTGTGgagagtgtgggaagagcttcagccacacTGGATACCTGATCCAGCACCAGATGATCCACACTGgagagaggccctatgagtgtgggcaatgtgggaagaggtttcagaccagctccactCTCCTTGTGCACCAGcagattcacacggatgagaggcctttccgctgccccgactgcaggaagggcttcaggtACAACTCTGCCCTCGTCAagcaccggcgcatccacactggagagaggccctatgagtgtcccgagtgcgggaagagcttctcacagaGCTCTAACTTGACtcaacaccaacggag AATCCACACAGGGGACCGGCCCTACGAGTGTGTGGAGTGTGGGAAGAACTTCAGAGAAGGCTCTGACCTGATTatccaccagaggatccacacagGAGAATGTCcttacgagtgtggggagtgtgggaagagcttcaggcgTAGCTCCGACCTGACTGTCCACCAGagaatccacactggggagaagccctacgagtgtggggaatgtgggaagagattcagcagctgctccaaCCTGAGCcggcaccagaggatccacaccggggagaggccctacgagtgtggggagtgtgggaagaggtatCAGACCAAATCCGATCTCCTCGTGCACCAGCGGAcgcacaccggggagaggccctatgagtgtcccgagtgtgggaagaggtttccaaGCCGCTCAACTCTCGTCGTGCACCAGCGGAGTCACACGgaggagaggccctatgagtgtcccgagtgtgggaagggcttcaagcaGAACTCCACCCTTGTCGCCCACCAGTACATCCATACCGGGAAGAGGCCCCACGAGTGTCCCGAGTGTGGGAAGTGCTTCAGGGAGAGATCCTGCCTGATCcagcaccagaggatccacaccagggagaggccctatgagtgtgagAAGTGCAGGAAGAGGTTTCACACCAGCTCCCATCTCCGCTTCCACCAGCAGACGcacactggggaacggccctacgagtgtcccgagtgtgggaagaggtttcagtaCACCTCCAGTCTCCTCGTGCACCAGCGGACTCACAGAgaggagaggcccttccgctgccccgactgcgggaagggcttcaaacgCAACTCCACCCTCGTCAagcaccggcgcatccacacagGGGAGAAGCCTTATGAGTGTGaagagtgtgggaagagcttcatcCAGGGCTCCAACCTGATTGTCCACCAGAGGGTCCACACGGGGGAGAAGCCTtacaagtgtggggagtgtgggaagagcttcagccagagctgcagcctgatCAGCCACCAGAGGATTCACagcggggagaggccctacgagtgtcccgagtgtgggaagaggtttgcAAGGAACTCCAATCTCCTCGACCACCAGCGGAcgcacaccggggagaggccctatgagtgttccgagtgtgggaagaggtttcagaccagctcccatctcctcctgcaCCAACGCATTCACACGgaggagaggcccttccgctgccccgactgcaagAAGGGCTTCAAGCACAGATCCACCCTCgtcacccaccggcgcatccacaccagggagaggccCCACGTGTGTCCCAAGtgtgggaggaggtttcagaccagctccaatCTCCTCAGACACCAGAGCATTCACAcagatgagaggcccttccactgccccgactgcgggaagggcttcaagcaAAACTCCTACCTCatcacccaccggcgcatccacactggggagaggccccacgagtgtggggagtgtgggaagagcttctgggAGAGATCCGACCTGATCcagcaccagaggatccacaccggagagaggccctatgagtgtcccgactgtgggaagagcttctccaggagttCTCACTTGACCcgacaccaacggaggcaccactaa
- the LOC138100235 gene encoding zinc finger protein 850-like isoform X1 gives MEEEEAARKREMPQADKELSTEPREDKCPRQNLVGEAVLSSSTAQESNGEEKPRRSRTRRGCKRSPRSSKEEGASLGREGGRRSGWSSELGVHEQLHAGEKPHKCSKCEKSFSQSSSLIRHWRIHTGDRPYECVECGKNFREGSDLIIHQRIHTGECPYECGECGKSFRRSSDLTVHQRIHTGEKPYECGECGKRFSSCSNLSRHQRIHTGERPYECGECGKRYQTKSDLLVHQRTHTGERPYECPECGKRFPSRSTLVVHQRSHTEERPYECPECGKGFKQNSTLVAHQYIHTGKRPHECPECGKCFRERSCLIQHQRIHTRERPYECEKCRKRFHTSSHLRFHQQTHTGERPYECPECGKRFQYTSSLLVHQRTHREERPFRCPDCGKGFKRNSTLVKHRRIHTGEKPYECEECGKSFIQGSNLIVHQRVHTGEKPYKCGECGKSFSQSCSLISHQRIHSGERPYECPECGKRFARNSNLLDHQRTHTGERPYECSECGKRFQTSSHLLLHQRIHTEERPFRCPDCKKGFKHRSTLVTHRRIHTRERPHVCPKCGRRFQTSSNLLRHQSIHTDERPFHCPDCGKGFKQNSYLITHRRIHTGERPHECGECGKSFWERSDLIQHQRIHTGERPYECPDCGKSFSRSSHLTRHQRRHH, from the exons atggaggaggaggaggccgcgaggaagagggagatgccccaggcag acaaggagctgagcacggagcccagggaggacaaatgcccgcggcagaacctggtgggAGAGGCCGTTTTGAGCAGCTCCACggcgcaggaatccaatggggaggaaaagccccggagatcccgcacgaggaggggctgcaaacgcagcccaagGAGCTCCAAGGAGGAAGGAGCCTCGCTCGgccgggaaggcggccggagatccGGCTGGAGCTCGGAGCTGGGGGTCCATGAACAGCTTCAcgctggggagaagccccacaagtgctccAAATGTGAGAAAAGCTTCAGCCAAAGCTCCAGTCTGATCCGCCACTGGAGAATCCACACAGGGGACCGGCCCTACGAGTGTGTGGAGTGTGGGAAGAACTTCAGAGAAGGCTCTGACCTGATTatccaccagaggatccacacagGAGAATGTCcttacgagtgtggggagtgtgggaagagcttcaggcgTAGCTCCGACCTGACTGTCCACCAGagaatccacactggggagaagccctacgagtgtggggaatgtgggaagagattcagcagctgctccaaCCTGAGCcggcaccagaggatccacaccggggagaggccctacgagtgtggggagtgtgggaagaggtatCAGACCAAATCCGATCTCCTCGTGCACCAGCGGAcgcacaccggggagaggccctatgagtgtcccgagtgtgggaagaggtttccaaGCCGCTCAACTCTCGTCGTGCACCAGCGGAGTCACACGgaggagaggccctatgagtgtcccgagtgtgggaagggcttcaagcaGAACTCCACCCTTGTCGCCCACCAGTACATCCATACCGGGAAGAGGCCCCACGAGTGTCCCGAGTGTGGGAAGTGCTTCAGGGAGAGATCCTGCCTGATCcagcaccagaggatccacaccagggagaggccctatgagtgtgagAAGTGCAGGAAGAGGTTTCACACCAGCTCCCATCTCCGCTTCCACCAGCAGACGcacactggggaacggccctacgagtgtcccgagtgtgggaagaggtttcagtaCACCTCCAGTCTCCTCGTGCACCAGCGGACTCACAGAgaggagaggcccttccgctgccccgactgcgggaagggcttcaaacgCAACTCCACCCTCGTCAagcaccggcgcatccacacagGGGAGAAGCCTTATGAGTGTGaagagtgtgggaagagcttcatcCAGGGCTCCAACCTGATTGTCCACCAGAGGGTCCACACGGGGGAGAAGCCTtacaagtgtggggagtgtgggaagagcttcagccagagctgcagcctgatCAGCCACCAGAGGATTCACagcggggagaggccctacgagtgtcccgagtgtgggaagaggtttgcAAGGAACTCCAATCTCCTCGACCACCAGCGGAcgcacaccggggagaggccctatgagtgttccgagtgtgggaagaggtttcagaccagctcccatctcctcctgcaCCAACGCATTCACACGgaggagaggcccttccgctgccccgactgcaagAAGGGCTTCAAGCACAGATCCACCCTCgtcacccaccggcgcatccacaccagggagaggccCCACGTGTGTCCCAAGtgtgggaggaggtttcagaccagctccaatCTCCTCAGACACCAGAGCATTCACAcagatgagaggcccttccactgccccgactgcgggaagggcttcaagcaAAACTCCTACCTCatcacccaccggcgcatccacactggggagaggccccacgagtgtggggagtgtgggaagagcttctgggAGAGATCCGACCTGATCcagcaccagaggatccacaccggagagaggccctatgagtgtcccgactgtgggaagagcttctccaggagttCTCACTTGACCcgacaccaacggaggcaccactaa